The following nucleotide sequence is from Crinalium epipsammum PCC 9333.
ATTGACGGCGGAATTAACCACCAACTGGGAAATGTTGCTCTTTTCAATCCCAGGGTTCCAGACACTGCCTGCTATCGCTGCCAAATGGATAGGTCAGCTTGGGCAAGGCTCAACGAAAGGTATTCATGTGGATTTCTAAATGACAGCTATCAGGAACCAAAGTTAGCAACAACCATTATGACTTCATCGGTTATTGCCGCTTACCAAGTCGAAGTGGCTGTGCAATTGTTGTTATTTGGTGAAAGTAACTTAAAACCAGGCACTAAGCTGTTTTTACCTGTTACTATGCCAGTAGGTTTTACAACACTTGAATTTAATCTTGATCAGGAATGTCCAGATCATGCCTCAATTCCGCAAAATAGCAGCACATCACCATTGCCAGTCAAATTTGAGAGTACACCTAAACAAGTTGCCCAAGAATTAGATTTAGGGCCGGATTGGAAGTTAGAGTTGCCTTTTGATTTTGTCTCTAAGTTTACTTGCGAAAATTGTGGATACATAGATCTAGTTAGAAAACCTCTCAAAGAAATCAAACAAGGTGAAACAAAATGTCCGCAGTGTAACAATTTAAACAGAGAAGCTGTCAAGTATTTTCAGCTTTATGCTGAGTCTGAAGATGCAGATTTGACTTTTAAGGATTTTTGGTTAGCTGAACGGGAGTTGCTTAACTATAGTGGTCAAAAATTTCAGTGGGACGTAAACATAGAGTTATTTTCTGAATCCAAAAAAACACATCAGGATGATAATTAAATCATGGAAACAATTAAGGTCATTGTTAAGACTTTCGATGGAAATTTCAAAAAAACAACTGATGTTCCTGGGGATATGCTTATAGAAGACTTTCAATGGGAAGCTCAGGAAGTGGCTAACTTATCATCGGTTCCTTACTACTTGATTTTAGATAAAACAAACAAAATCCTACGAGGTAATGATACTTTTCAAGGTGCGGGCATTCAATCGGGATCTTTATTAATACTCGTACCTTATGTAGAAGTTAGCTAAATTCATTTGATGTCAAACCATCTTATAATCACTTTCATAACTACAGAAATCATCAGGAGGATAATTAACTCATGGAAACAATTAAGGTCACTGTTAGGACTGTCGATGGAAATTTCAAAAAAACAACTGATGTTCCTGGGGATATGCTTATAGAAGACTTTCAGGAGCAAGCTCAGGAATTGGCTAACTTATCATCGGTTCCTTGCCACTTGCTCTTGAGTTTAGATAAAACAACCAAAATCCTACAAGGTAATGATACTTTTCAAGGTGCGGGCATTCAACCGGGATCTTTATTAACACTCACACCTAATGCAGAAGGAGGTTATTAAAAATGGCTATTCGTGACCAGCGGCTTGCTAATGACTATAGAGGTTTACAAAAGCTGTGTGCTTTTAACGAGCCAGTCAAAGTTAAGATACTGGAACAAAGAGGTACACCACCCGAATACTACCGAATCCAACTATCTAACTGCAAGGGGATAGAGTCAGTTGCAGGTGAAACACCAAAGTATCGAACTGAACACATAATTATCATCAGTAATTTTCCAGCAAACTATCCCGATCCGGGTCAATTGCCTGATGTTAAGGTAGAAACTCCACTGTATCATCCCAATGTTTTTTCACATGGAGGATTTTGCTTCAAAGGTAGTGAACTGACAACTATCAGTCAGCCTCTAGATGTTTTGGTAAAAAGAGTTATTAGTATGATCCAGTATGAAAATCTTAGGTTTGGAGCACCTGCTAATGGAAATGCAAGAGATTGGGCTAATAGAAATAACCACTTATTTCCATTAAGTACAGGTTCAGATTTTGGTCAAACTAAGCCCAAGTTGAATTGGAGATAAAGTAAAAATTTTTAGCTTTTATTTAATATAAAGATGATTGGGATAGAGGAATTTCATGTAACCCTTTGGCAAAAAATAGGCTAAAAAATATCTATAGCGTTTCCTATGTAACTGAGGTACAAGAATATTTTGTATATCAAGCCTTGAAGTTCTGAGGCTGTACCTCACCAGATCGAGAAACGCTATATTTTCCTTATTAAGACCTTTAATTTAGTGGGATTAAAGATTATGCCCAAACTCCAGTGGCGTGATTCTGAGGATGTTTATAAACCGATAAGCCGTTCTCTTAAAGAATTTTTGCAAGAGAACCATAATCGCATACGTCATCAAAATCATAGAGGTATTGAAGCACTATACAAGCAACTAAGTAATAACAGAATGAGTGTTTTTGTAGAGCGTGAAGCTGAGGATAGACTTATAGAGCATCTCAGAATCGATCCTAATAATGAGACAGGAGGCGTATTAGTTGGACAAGCTTACTTATGTCCAGATACAAAGAATCATTACACGGAAATTGTTGGGTCAATAGCTGCTCCTTATACAGTTGGTAATCGAGTTCATTTTCACTTTACTCCTGAATGTTGGCAGGCGATTCTAAGCGATCAAAAAGAATACTTCCCCAGAACTACAGTTGTTGGCTGGTATCATTCCCATCCTGGTCATGGAATTTTTTTATCAGGGACTGACTTAAATACCCAACGGTTATGCTTTAAGCAAATTTGGCAAATAGCAGTAGTTTACGATCCCTTACGTCAGGAAATAGGCTATTTTTATGATGCAGATGGGAGAAGGGTTGAGGCTATATATCTTCAAGAAATGTCGGAAGCTGCTCAATCACAACCCGAACAGCAACAACTGAACTGGCGACAGCCAGAACTACAATTGTCAACAGTACCTACTCCTTCTTCATTAGCGTTACACAATACTCCTGAAGAAGGCGAAGAACCGTTGCAAGACATACCTCAACAAATAGCTAGACAGACAAAAACAAGGGGTCAAAATCCTAAGTTTATTCTCGTTTTGCCAATTATTGTAGTTTTATTTTTATTAGTTTTATTTATTAATAGTAACCTATCTCAGCCTGGCTTTAAACTACGACCTTCACAGTCGCAACCTACAAAGCCACAATCTGTAGACATACAACCAGCCGAACCACGACCCACAGAGCCACATTCAGCAGAGTCGAAACGCCCAAAGTTAGAACGACCATAGCCTTAATAGTATGACTTGGCAAGATTTATTTGAAAACCAAACCTGGTGGTTAAGAAACCTGTTCGGCGGTAGGGAAACTATCATTGGCCCCAATGAACCTTTACCCCCTACAGATATTCATCTTAGAGATTTAAGGGATTACTCAGGAACAGCCATACTCAACGAGCTTTGTGATACTTTCAAGAGTCCAGGCTCTCAGTTTCATAATTACAAAATTATTAAACATCCAGATAGATCTGCTTCTCAGCCAGTTGTCAATCTCGGTAAGTTTCTAAAAATTGCTGGCGGAAAATTCAAGCCAACTCAAGATATTTGGCTGCAAGAAAAATCTATTTACAGAAATATGGCTATTATCGGGCCACCTGAGTCTGGCAAGACGAAAGGGTTAATTATTCCAGGGATAAAGGCTGCGATCAATGCTGGTTTATCTAATATTGTAATTGATGTCAAAGGTGGTTCTCTAATAGACGAACTAGGACATTATGCAGAGCAAAGGGGAGTGAGGGTGATTTATTGGAGTACGCTTCCTCAAGAAGTTGCCCGCAGTCACAGTATTAATTTACTAGATAATATCAACTCTGTACAAGATGCTCAAATCTTAGCTAAATGTTTGTATGGTGATACTGAAAATTTAGGGGAAAATCAGCAAATTGCCTTGAGAGATATCGCTTGGATGGCTCAGTGGATAATGCTGATTAAACATATTTTTGGCAATGCTGGCAACCTCAAGCATATTTATCAAATTGCTCAAAACCCTGTTGAAACCCTAACCCCACTTTTACGAGTATGTCAGGATAGTAGATTACAAGCAGCTATTGAGTCCCAATTAAGATTAATTCAAGAAAGCGAAAATGGGGCAAATGCTTTTACTTGGGCAATTCAAAATGCGATTGGTTTTTTTGGTTGGCCTAATTTTGAGCAAGTTACAGGACACAGCGACATTTTACTGCGAGATATTCAGCGTCACCCTACTTTATTAGTAATTGGAGCCGAGTTAGCAGGACGTGATGTTTCTAAAAAGATATCATCAGCACTAATTGATATTCTAATGACTATTTTTTATGAACGATGGACTCAAAATGAGGGTGAGCAAGGAATTGTATTTTGGATTGATGAGTTTCCTAGAATTCAAAAACAGATAGATATTAGTGAGTTTAGTAGCGTGGCACGTTCAGCCAGAGGAAGCATTGTAATTGCTGCTCAAAGCTTAGAGCAAATTACACCCGAATATCGAGAACAAGTGCTGGAAAATTTTGATACGGTTGTTCTCTGTCGTGGTGTAAGTAATGGTGCAGCTGAGTGGCTGAGTAACCGTTTAGGAACTCGCAGCCAAAATTTGACAAGACGGAGATACCACGATCCCAATCCACAAGACGAGTATCCTTGGTTAAGGACTCGTTCAGAGCGAGAAGGTTATGAAAATTGGCGCGAATCTGCACCTGTACTGAGTAGTAGAGAGATTCAGTATCCTGTAGGCAATCACTATGTAGCAGTAGTTCATTCTAGAACAGCTTGTCGCAAACCTTTTTTAGTCGATTATAAGAGGGCTTTACAGCCAAGTGCTGAATGGCGACCAGCACCAAGAGTTCAATTAAACTGGCAAGAACCTACATCAGAACAAAGAAGAATTGCCGGGTCAAATACTCGGCAATTAAACTGGCGTGATAGTCAAGAACAGGAAGCTACAAACCAACAGCAGGAAAACAGACCCCCCTTAAACTGGCGAGATGTTGAAGAGTAAAGAAAGAGAAGGAGGTAGTTTGATGTCACAATGGAGCCAAGCAACACAAATGGATAATTTTAGTGGTCTTTGGTATAAGTTCAAACAAGATAGTAATGGTAATTGGCATATTTTGTGTTCGAGCGATAAAAATAGCTTGGAAAGCCAAAATATTATTTATCATGACCATTATTGGCAAAGTAATGGTCGGTGGTATTGTCAAGGTAGACAAGGTAACAAGCATACGATGAATGGAGATTCTTTTATTGAAGGAATCGAAAGGCAAAATCAAATAGCTTCTTTGGATCTAACAGATGCTGAAAAGCAAGAACTCAATTTAACATCTGGAGCTTTAAATCGCTTAACACCTCAACAAGTGAAAAAATTAGCAGACTATAGAGCGTGTCAAGCATATGGTAATGCTGGGTATGGAGGAACCGATCGTGGTGTAGAAGTTAGCCTTTATGAAGCAGATATTTTTGAGCGTTTAGTAAAACAACATCAATCTAGCACTAGCACCCTAACTTGGCGAGACGCAGAAGAAAACAGGCTTTCTGTAACTGAGTCAGCCAAACAAACATTGAACTGGCGAGATGCAACACCCGATATAAACTCACGCCAACCCACACAAGCTCGACATCAGTGTTCTCATCAAATTAGAAAATCAACTCGAAAAATGACAAGATAATTTGATTTTTTTACTAAATGCTGTTGCAACAGAAATGGAAAATTTCGAGGCAGGTGTAGCGTGTTGTTGGACTGGGCATAAGTTTATGACAGGTGAGCGAGGAATGAAGTGTCTTACCTGTGGAAGAGTTATGACAAATGAAGCTTGGGAAGAGAAGGGAAAATGTTTTTTTGGGCATACTAATAGTACTTTTGCAATAGCTGGAAATATCACGATATTAAGTCCTGTCAGACCTAGAACCCGTCTAGAATGGCGAGATGTTAATCCACCTCCAGTTATGAGTCGATCTAGAACCCGTCTAAAATGGCGAGATGTTAAAACTAATAAATGGAAAATTATATTCATTTTAGCTATAGGTTTAATTTTGATATTTTGGATTATTTTTATTTTTAAAAGATAACCTTAATCATATAGATATGGAAACGTTTGAACCAGGAATTGCATCAGCATACAATACACACAATTTCACCGAAGGTGAGGAGGGAATTAAATGTTGCACCTGTCCAAGAGTTATGACAATTTATGAATGGGAAGAAAAAAGGCGATGTTTCTGTCAAGGGACTAATGTTGTTCCCGCCAGAGCTCGCTCTGCTCCGCCAACACGCTTAGAAAGCAACCGTACCAGAGCATCGTTTTCTCGCTCAAGACAAAACAATATTGTTCCTCCCATAGCTGCCACAAATTCAACAATAAATTCGCGTTCTACCACTAACATTAATTCTACTAGAACGCAAAATCATGCTTTTTCAAATAAATTTATGGCAATAGCAGCTTTAATCTTATTTTCCTTTTGCGTACAACCAGTGTTAAATTTGTTTAATAATTTATCTTTGCAATTATCTCAATCACGCCTTCAGATACCACCTGAACAATTTATGAAAAATTACTATTTTAAAATTAATAGTAGTAAATACGAACAAGCTTGGGAAGATTTATCTCCTAAATTCCAAGCAAAATCTGATCTTATGCCTTATGGGAAAACTTCTTATCTAAATTTTTGGAAAAGTAGAAGAGTAGAAATTGAAAGCATTAATTTAGTAGATCAAAAATCAAATTATGCTGAAGTTAATATTCGGCTGCGATACTTTGCACAATCAAGAAACCTTGGGTCTAATTATATAAGCTATACTTTGATTTGGAACTCGTCAAAAAACAACTGGCAAATTGATGACAGTAAACTTTTTAACTGATGTGTAAGTAATCATATGTAAAGGTTACTTCTATATAAATTTTATACATAAGTTTTAACAACTTCTAAACATCAAATAAATTTCATATGTAAATACATGACACAAGTAAAATATTATTTTTTATCTGGCTGAAAGAACAATTCCTCCCTGTCTATTTTGACTACAGTTCTATAGGGCTATCGCCCCAAACATTTTTAAAAGACCAAAATAAATTGACGCGCCTAATTTTTATCTTGAGCAACTCAACTATCAGCACAGTTACACCGTCTCTAGTTAGGACTTGCTGAAAAAGTAAGAGGAAAGGAGCAGAATGATTAACTAGCTAACGGAGTAAGAGTGATAAATAAGTTTTCTTCGAGTTAATGAATTAACAAATAAACTGTGATAATCAATTACTCAAAAAAAGTAATTGAATCCAAAAAATGACCAAAAAATCTGTCGGAGAATGACAGAGAGATTCATGACTAAAAAGGTAATAGCAATAGCAGTTTCGGAAGTATGAGCCAGTTTAGCCATGATGCGATTCAAACTAAATCTTCGTTTTCCTTGACCAAATTTCCCCTCAATATAATTACGAATTTTTTCATCTTCTAAGGCTTGTTTCTTAGTTCCCTTACTAATATTTAATGGTGGTCTACCTAATGGAGGGCCACTAATTCTAATTCCTCTTTCTTTACACCAAGCTCGGTTATCTCTATTCCGGT
It contains:
- a CDS encoding HesA/MoeB/ThiF family protein encodes the protein MPDDKYDRLKRIPNWSQEKLVNAKVAVFGCGALGNEVLKNLALLGIGHIWVVDYDTIEIHNLTRSVLFRESDIGRHKAEVAAERVKILNPDTQVYPIIGKLEFAFGCGLLREMDVAFGCLDSVSARREINKKCYFAGVPWIDGGINHQLGNVALFNPRVPDTACYRCQMDRSAWARLNERYSCGFLNDSYQEPKLATTIMTSSVIAAYQVEVAVQLLLFGESNLKPGTKLFLPVTMPVGFTTLEFNLDQECPDHASIPQNSSTSPLPVKFESTPKQVAQELDLGPDWKLELPFDFVSKFTCENCGYIDLVRKPLKEIKQGETKCPQCNNLNREAVKYFQLYAESEDADLTFKDFWLAERELLNYSGQKFQWDVNIELFSESKKTHQDDN
- a CDS encoding ubiquitin-conjugating enzyme E2; this encodes MAIRDQRLANDYRGLQKLCAFNEPVKVKILEQRGTPPEYYRIQLSNCKGIESVAGETPKYRTEHIIIISNFPANYPDPGQLPDVKVETPLYHPNVFSHGGFCFKGSELTTISQPLDVLVKRVISMIQYENLRFGAPANGNARDWANRNNHLFPLSTGSDFGQTKPKLNWR
- a CDS encoding Mov34/MPN/PAD-1 family protein; this translates as MPKLQWRDSEDVYKPISRSLKEFLQENHNRIRHQNHRGIEALYKQLSNNRMSVFVEREAEDRLIEHLRIDPNNETGGVLVGQAYLCPDTKNHYTEIVGSIAAPYTVGNRVHFHFTPECWQAILSDQKEYFPRTTVVGWYHSHPGHGIFLSGTDLNTQRLCFKQIWQIAVVYDPLRQEIGYFYDADGRRVEAIYLQEMSEAAQSQPEQQQLNWRQPELQLSTVPTPSSLALHNTPEEGEEPLQDIPQQIARQTKTRGQNPKFILVLPIIVVLFLLVLFINSNLSQPGFKLRPSQSQPTKPQSVDIQPAEPRPTEPHSAESKRPKLERP
- a CDS encoding type IV secretory system conjugative DNA transfer family protein, which gives rise to MTWQDLFENQTWWLRNLFGGRETIIGPNEPLPPTDIHLRDLRDYSGTAILNELCDTFKSPGSQFHNYKIIKHPDRSASQPVVNLGKFLKIAGGKFKPTQDIWLQEKSIYRNMAIIGPPESGKTKGLIIPGIKAAINAGLSNIVIDVKGGSLIDELGHYAEQRGVRVIYWSTLPQEVARSHSINLLDNINSVQDAQILAKCLYGDTENLGENQQIALRDIAWMAQWIMLIKHIFGNAGNLKHIYQIAQNPVETLTPLLRVCQDSRLQAAIESQLRLIQESENGANAFTWAIQNAIGFFGWPNFEQVTGHSDILLRDIQRHPTLLVIGAELAGRDVSKKISSALIDILMTIFYERWTQNEGEQGIVFWIDEFPRIQKQIDISEFSSVARSARGSIVIAAQSLEQITPEYREQVLENFDTVVLCRGVSNGAAEWLSNRLGTRSQNLTRRRYHDPNPQDEYPWLRTRSEREGYENWRESAPVLSSREIQYPVGNHYVAVVHSRTACRKPFLVDYKRALQPSAEWRPAPRVQLNWQEPTSEQRRIAGSNTRQLNWRDSQEQEATNQQQENRPPLNWRDVEE